A window of Gossypium hirsutum isolate 1008001.06 chromosome D13, Gossypium_hirsutum_v2.1, whole genome shotgun sequence genomic DNA:
TTGGTGTCTGGTGGGCCtgcccaaaatgacgtcgttttagggggactatataagtaaaaaataaacaaaagaaatcattttaaaaccatttcagaaaaaaaaaaccttagccTTTTTTATTTCCCTCTAGCCCCTCTTTCTTTCTCTGGGCACCAGCCCAAAATCTGGCCATCGGACACCTCGCCGGTCGCCGGTCACCGACGATAGCGCCGCAGTGTGCGGTGACTGAAAAAGGGTAAAATTTCCAGTCCGACCCCCTTTAGGCCCTTAAACCTAAATCTAACCCCAAAATCTCCAAAATATTGACCAAAAGGCCCCAAATCTCAAGAAACCTTTCGGTTTTCGGCCACCTATCATCGGAGGTGGCTCCCTCAATCGTCTTCAGCGGTGTAGACTCGAATAAATGTCAGTTTTTGTTCCccttttcttgtttattttatttccgtatgcaaaataaaaaaaaaagaaatacaaataGTAGATTAAATCGAAAATGAAAACTGTAAAAAAATCAACCTCTTGAACTGATTTCTGTTCTCTTAATATTGGATTCTTGGTAAATTACATGGTTATttttgtggcttttatagccacgatTACATTGTCATATCACTgttctttttttgctttttcttttattctGCTATTCTGTCTCCCTTTTTCCTTGTTTGCAGGTCTGTGGCAAAGTCAACTTGCCGTTTTGGTGCAAATGGAGGCCACCTTAGGCGACGAGTACGCTACAGAGGCACATGGGCAGCAACGACGCCTTAGGACATTATGGCTTCTGTCTTATCGAAACCACTTAATGTTTTGGGCCTTTCGGGCCCTGGATCTTTGGGTTTTGTATGTGGGTACAGAATTGGTTCTGGGTTATTTTGGATCTGTTGTAAATTTGGGCTAGTGATTTTGTAATATggactattattattatttttttactgtctatttttattttgggcccgggctaaaatgggcctttacaaaaataaaaatcaaactcaACCCCTATGGTAGAAGTAACAATTAAGGTTTGATTTCCACTTCTCCAATATATGGCTTCACCGACTAACATAAAAATGTATCTAGATattgattttcatgaaataacAGACCTAACAAAATCTGAGTTTAAGTAGCCAACTATCTCCAATTTGCTAGTTTACTTATACATAAGCATGTAATATTTGGTTCCTTTGAGGTATCTCATCATTTTCTTTACAACTCTCCGATGGTCTAAACTTAGATTACTTCAATATCTTCCCACATTCCAAAAATTGCAATGCCAGGTCTAGTACAAACCTGAGCATACATTAGGCTTCCAATGGCAAAAGCATATAGAATGTTTTgcatttgttatttttaaagctCATTTTTCAAATATTAGTTTAGATTCAAACTATTGCCTTTTAAAATGATTACTACTGTAACGCCTCATACCCGATCCGATCATCTGGTCCAGACTATAGGATACCACAACCCAACTTATGATCTAACCTATACTTTCAATCACGTTTATCCGCAGTAATAAAAGAATGAAAACAAGACTAAATTTGTTACTGCTACTaagtaaatttaaaactttcaagaATCTATGTCGAAgaataaactttaatttaatatataacaaTGTCACcaattaatctttaacatatttaaaatagtcactttatactaaaatttgtaatctaaccatttaatttcatttacaaCAAAGACCCTGAGACTCCACTTCTGGGTCACCTTGTTGTATGCAAGTTACaactaagaaaaaaaattgctGATGTGTAGCGAACTCTAGCCTAGTCCCTTCTCGAACTTCCAAAATCTCCTATTTACCTGCAATGCATAACATCACCAGTAAGTTTTAAAGAACTTAATGAGCTTTCATATCTTACTAACACAATGCTAAAACAATTGCACTTAATGGCCGAAACTTCTCAACGGTTTTGTCCGTGCTAAGACAATATGCCATCATCCTTTTCACAGTAGATGACTTCTTGGCGATTTTCCCCTTACTGATTCTATGTTTAATTAATGCCTTCATGGCCCTTAAGTATCTATCTCCTAGAGAGGGAAATCTTCGCGGATTCCTACACGCgcactataaaagataatttgtaAACAATACCCATAACACGCCTACAAATAACCACAAAAGACCAATCTTGGTGAATAGTCTCTATTGCAGGCTATTAACAACATTTTATCTTACCGAACTCATGTtggaaaaaatagatttttttggaagctttgaggcatattctcgattAGTAAATATAGAGATTTGAATcgtaaaattatggttttatattctactccatgagacctttacaatggtatatcatatgctcaaaatagttgagtgatgaatgagaaattaatgctcaaagtaagccacttgtgaattatgttgaggaAAATGGAAAGCTTAGTCCCACTTTGATTAGATATCAAGTgtggaatatgtttatatatgtaaaTCAACTTGAAAGTTATTGAATGACTAGACTAATGTTCTCCCTTGTACACAAGGGGTGTAAATCCAAACCCTTTAGGGTTAAGGGTGCACAACGCGAAATATTTGGATCGGTTGGGTTTTTTAGGCTTGCAAATATTTTAGCCCAATACATAATCTTTTTTTTCCTCGTAGAACTCAGTTTGGAATTAAAAAAGAGTTAATGGCTCTTTTAATTCAAACATTAATTTGTGATTAATGGCTCCTTAATTCACAAACATATAATGTTTGGACCAGTCAGGCCTTCTAGGCCTGCAAATATTTTAGCCCAATACgttatcttattttttttcctcAGCAGAACTTATCAGTTTGAAATTAAAAAGGAGTTAATTGCTCTTTTAATTCAAACGTTAATTTGGGATTAATGGCTCCTTAATTCACAGACACATTATTGGCTCCATTAgtcaaaaatttctaaaagttcttcatttgaattttatttaaaaccaaATAGTCTGTAAGAAAAGATATacactaaattttcaaaaatttcgagATATCTTTTCCCTGCATATTTTTCAAACTACTTTTGGTGATAGACGAAGGCAAGGCTGCTGTTCGTTGATCACTGCAGTCGTGCTACTATCGTGCTCATCTTGTTGTTGTATCCTCGGAGATAGTCGACCAACGGTTCTCCAGCACCAAAGGAGCGGCCGAATCTGTCTTTAGGAAACTGTAAAAATAGACCTCAACTACCAGTCCGTTTGTCCTCCCTACCTACGAGTATAATATTTCGATCCAGTCTTTATTTatgttctttttttattatatatatgcatatttttgttcttgttcgatcttgtgatttaaataaatatttatataattgtttatttTACTAACGTGTGTGCAACAACTTGGACTCATATTACGATCCTCCTAGATCCATAAGGGAACACCCTTGCAGCGTAATATAGAACGCCTGCTCATCCCCATCAAATGGACAGATCGGATAGTACATCATCTCGTCTGGGTTCCACAATCAAGTAGTTCACTCTTAATGGTTATATCTTTGAATTAGATAACTTGTAGGCAGATACTTAACAGTAAATCTTTTATTTGCAGATTCGTACGTATAAGACAGTGATGGCGGACTGACTTATCTTTCAAATACAATTTCTTTATTTCGGAAGTGTAGGAGAATCCTTTATATCATCCCCAAAGAAACTGATGGACTGTCATATTTATGATATAACTCCCATACAAATTGTCTGTACAGTGGGCTCGAGCTTAGGATGTGCTACTAGCACACAGACTCATTCTTGGCGAACTTGTAAAATTAAATTCGAATCCTCGAATTCTCCTGCGTCTCTCACCAAAGTGAATTCCATAACTACTATGGGTGCAAATTTGTAAGAATAGTCCGGTGGACCATCATAATTTATATATGCCTCACCTTATCTGCTAGTACAGACACAATGGCCTTCTCATAATAATAGATCACCCCTTTTTCCGAACTCATACCAACGGTCATATTGTAGAATCATATTCACCAGATAGTATTGGCGAACTCTCCTTGCAATGATAGTCCTGACGGACTTTCTCCATATTAGATAGACCTCACGGACCTCTACAAAAGATGGTCCTAACAAACTTCCCACATTAGATGGTCCTAACGGGCTTCCCATAGTAGATAGTCCTGACGGGCTTCCAACATTAGTTTGGTTGGTTGTTATTTGTATgtgatttggaatatttatttAGATTGTGTATATGAAATTGTGGTGCATAAgtgagaataaaaattaaaatttaagattatgAGATAAACTCGAGTAGTggatatatgtataaattttaatataaaatacaaaattaaatttcaaagaaTCCAATAATAATAAATTCGTAAAAAAATcctataacttttaaaattttcagttaaaaGATTGCACTAATAGAGTAGATTTcttgtaataaaatatttcaaaatcaaGCTAGCCtcgtaaaattatttcaaatcatgaaaatatttaaatatattttaaaattgagttaGATAGGCCGGTCCAGTATTAagcaataatatttttattatttgagtaGGAACAAATGTATGTGAGGTggaaaattgagttaaattaaccACACATTAACCCTATAATACTGGGTCATCTTTGACTATACAAGGTATATCTTTTGATCCAATCGTTCTCACAAGTTACTCTCACGACAGCCAACATACACCACTATTTCCTTCCCTAGATACTCACTTTGCAAGGACAAGTTAACGATAAATTcaaacaagaacaaaaaaaatccaaataaaggGAACACAAGCCAAAGTCCAAATAAACTAAAATGGCTTTGTTAAACCCAGTTAAGAAACTTATCAATGTAGGCAAATTTGGAGGTAGAGTTGCTTCAGCTGTTAGGCGAAGATATATTCAAGTAATGttgttctttttcttctcattttaatCTTTAGCTTCATTGTTGGTTCTAATAGGCAAGTTTTTGTTGGAAATATTGATTGGGTTTATTTCATTTGGCATAGGCAAGTTCAAAGCGAGAGGCTCAAGCATGTGAGAGAGCAAAGGAAACTGTCAAACAAGGAGTTAATGAAGCAAAGGAGGTTAGTGGGAACATGAAATCTAAGACTCATGCGACTGCTAACCaattaagtaatatatatattttgtcaaGCTAGTTGTTTGAAGTAATTTCGGTAAAAATATAATGGAAATCTGTATTAAGTGTCAATTTGCATTTTTGTCACTCTACTTTAAAATGGACAAAATTAATCCATGAACATTAGATCAAAAGACCAAACTCGTCTTTCTGTTCaaaatttcattcttttttattgttaaaaattagcaTTACTAACAGAACAATCAAATAGTGACATGTGGTGCTCCATGTGTACCTCATGTTAACGCATGGGGACCAGCCTTTAACGGTagaaataaatgtaatttttaatcgaaagaccaatttactctttgatgtaatatatagggattaatttgcaattTTTTGGatagaaagataaaatataattcaacttATTGTATAATgacctccataatacttttaccggTAATTATGGGATTGCATGTTTCGGATCAGACACAAATATTCAGAAAATG
This region includes:
- the LOC107919777 gene encoding uncharacterized protein, which gives rise to MALLNPVKKLINVGKFGGRVASAVRRRYIQASSKREAQACERAKETVKQGVNEAKEVNKKANSKAQSAWDSAKETAQKAKDNMFGKADESKEVIKQNAEKIKQSMNKKD